One region of Streptomyces sp. NBC_00442 genomic DNA includes:
- a CDS encoding antibiotic biosynthesis monooxygenase — protein sequence MITVTARQVVKAGKEAELDVLMAGLAAKIRANEPGCVGFDYVRPEQGGTTRLVVERYRDDAAMEFHKSTDYLRDFIPNLLECLEEFPAVDVYRDVTPGPDLPDSFFHVGIVVPDLQAAIARYSEVFGIEFTEPATFKVPRLEDPEPHPFELVCAFSKSGAPYYELIQADGDGIVSAKNAGKILYYGVWEDDMAGRLEILEKQGVGIDALFRKDADSTPFAVITAPDLMGARIEYVDTGDRGPIDEWVRTGVYPGGLESE from the coding sequence ATGATCACTGTCACCGCGCGGCAGGTCGTCAAGGCGGGCAAGGAGGCGGAGCTCGACGTCCTCATGGCCGGTCTCGCCGCCAAGATCCGCGCCAACGAGCCCGGTTGTGTCGGCTTCGACTACGTGCGGCCGGAGCAGGGCGGCACCACGCGTCTGGTCGTGGAGCGCTACCGGGACGACGCGGCCATGGAATTCCACAAGTCGACGGATTATCTGCGCGACTTCATTCCGAACCTTCTGGAATGCCTGGAGGAATTCCCGGCGGTGGACGTCTACCGCGACGTCACGCCCGGCCCCGATCTGCCCGACTCGTTCTTCCACGTCGGCATCGTGGTTCCGGACCTTCAGGCGGCGATCGCCCGTTACTCCGAGGTGTTCGGCATCGAATTCACCGAGCCCGCCACCTTCAAGGTGCCGCGCCTGGAGGACCCGGAACCGCACCCCTTCGAACTGGTCTGCGCCTTCTCCAAGTCCGGGGCGCCGTACTACGAACTCATCCAGGCGGACGGCGACGGCATCGTCTCGGCGAAGAACGCCGGAAAGATCCTTTACTACGGGGTCTGGGAGGACGACATGGCCGGGCGGCTCGAAATCCTGGAGAAGCAGGGCGTCGGCATCGACGCGCTGTTCCGCAAGGACGCCGACTCCACCCCGTTCGCCGTGATCACGGCGCCCGATCTGATGGGCGCCCGCATCGAGTACGTGGACACCGGCGACCGCGGCCCCATCGACGAATGGGTGCGCACCGGGGTCTACCCCGGCGGCCTCGAGTCCGAGTAA
- a CDS encoding DJ-1/PfpI family protein, producing MAEIKTVAVLGYESCSEQDTITPLEIFKGAAMVLAQQIAPWPMDAEPAELDVKLVSLDPGNVVMQMGTQVVPDAVLEDGQLFDILYVPGGVGSGKMTQDGRILDAIRHHHVNGKVIAANCSGVGILSRSGILGDTPVTCVAAVARGLRAEGTNVPSPRRMWLHDAAKKIWTTTGSYGVNGSTVALVTEYFGKEVGTIVSMMFDTYGGLGEQIYAASGPEFYVHPDLEEKFTDFFEPMLLPGRGAQA from the coding sequence ATGGCCGAGATCAAAACCGTGGCCGTTCTCGGTTACGAGAGCTGCAGCGAGCAGGACACGATCACCCCGCTCGAAATCTTCAAGGGCGCCGCCATGGTGCTCGCCCAGCAGATCGCGCCGTGGCCCATGGACGCCGAGCCGGCCGAGCTCGACGTCAAGCTGGTGTCGCTCGACCCGGGCAACGTCGTCATGCAGATGGGCACCCAGGTCGTGCCGGACGCCGTCCTGGAGGACGGGCAGCTCTTCGACATCCTGTACGTCCCCGGCGGTGTCGGCTCCGGCAAGATGACCCAGGACGGGCGCATCCTCGACGCGATCCGCCACCACCACGTGAACGGCAAGGTCATCGCGGCCAACTGCTCCGGTGTCGGCATCCTGTCCCGTTCCGGAATCCTCGGCGACACGCCCGTCACCTGTGTCGCCGCGGTCGCCCGCGGTCTGCGCGCCGAGGGCACCAACGTGCCGTCGCCGCGCCGGATGTGGCTGCACGACGCGGCGAAGAAGATCTGGACGACGACCGGCTCGTACGGGGTGAACGGGTCCACCGTCGCGCTGGTCACCGAGTACTTCGGCAAGGAGGTCGGCACCATCGTCTCGATGATGTTCGACACCTACGGCGGCCTCGGCGAGCAGATCTACGCGGCGTCGGGCCCGGAGTTCTACGTCCACCCCGACCTCGAGGAGAAGTTCACGGACTTCTTCGAGCCGATGCTGCTTCCGGGCCGGGGTGCGCAGGCATGA
- a CDS encoding MFS transporter, whose amino-acid sequence MTTESIDVTPEASAEKANPAGKPRTAGRFLGIAVGNFLVLMDASILNVALPDLQHSLHASTGALAWTVDAYTVVFAGLMLASGSFADRWGPRRIYRSSLIAFGVVSLLCALAGSAGVLIAGRALLGVAAAGLVPASLALLGGLYPDPAKKARAVGAWAAVSSLGLVSGPVLGGGLVALGGWQLVFLVNPPIALVTWLAARGFAADGERPHRKIDAPGLVLSIVGLGALTFGLVEGGTSGWGRPAPIVAVVAAAAAFLALALVERKAPFPALPPALLVRARVQADMIAGSAASFVFYGLLYAMTQWMVNERSLTPFQTGLAFLPMTLPLAVLPLFTGRLVARIGTRPLILFGLTCGVLSGVILAFSGTETPFLLLVAAQLMLALGSTTAIPASTADMAMTAPAEYAATAQGALNASRQAGSALGVAVLGTLVSMHRIGLGVALFAAAALLVVIALLTRARRQEAAN is encoded by the coding sequence ATGACAACCGAGAGCATCGACGTCACGCCTGAGGCGTCTGCCGAGAAGGCGAACCCCGCCGGGAAGCCGCGCACCGCCGGCCGCTTCCTCGGTATCGCGGTCGGCAACTTCCTCGTCCTGATGGACGCGTCCATCCTGAACGTCGCCCTGCCCGACCTCCAGCACAGCCTGCACGCCTCGACGGGCGCCCTGGCGTGGACGGTCGACGCCTACACCGTCGTCTTCGCCGGCCTGATGCTGGCGTCCGGTTCCTTCGCGGACCGCTGGGGCCCGCGGCGCATCTACCGCTCGTCGCTGATCGCGTTCGGTGTGGTGTCGCTGCTGTGTGCCCTCGCGGGCTCGGCCGGTGTGCTCATCGCGGGCCGCGCGCTGCTCGGTGTCGCCGCGGCGGGCCTGGTCCCCGCGTCGCTCGCGCTGCTCGGCGGGCTCTACCCCGACCCCGCCAAGAAGGCGCGTGCGGTCGGCGCGTGGGCCGCGGTCAGCTCGCTCGGCCTGGTCTCCGGTCCCGTGCTCGGCGGCGGCCTCGTCGCGCTCGGCGGCTGGCAGCTGGTCTTCCTGGTCAACCCGCCCATCGCGCTGGTGACATGGCTCGCCGCGCGCGGCTTCGCCGCCGACGGGGAACGCCCCCACCGGAAGATCGACGCCCCCGGCCTCGTGCTCTCCATCGTCGGACTCGGCGCACTCACCTTCGGTCTCGTCGAGGGCGGAACCTCCGGCTGGGGCCGGCCCGCCCCCATCGTCGCCGTGGTCGCCGCGGCGGCGGCGTTCCTCGCCCTCGCACTGGTCGAGCGCAAGGCCCCCTTCCCCGCGCTGCCGCCCGCGCTCCTCGTACGGGCCCGGGTACAGGCCGACATGATCGCCGGTTCCGCCGCCTCGTTCGTCTTCTACGGGCTGCTCTACGCGATGACCCAGTGGATGGTCAACGAGCGCTCCCTCACGCCCTTCCAGACCGGCCTCGCCTTCCTGCCGATGACGCTGCCGCTCGCCGTGCTCCCGCTGTTCACCGGCCGCCTGGTCGCCCGCATCGGCACCCGGCCGCTGATCCTGTTCGGGCTGACGTGCGGCGTGCTGTCCGGGGTGATCCTCGCGTTCTCCGGCACCGAGACCCCGTTCCTGCTCCTGGTCGCCGCCCAGCTGATGCTGGCGCTCGGCTCCACCACCGCGATCCCCGCCTCCACCGCCGACATGGCGATGACCGCGCCCGCCGAGTACGCCGCCACCGCACAGGGCGCCCTCAACGCCTCCCGGCAGGCCGGCTCCGCGCTCGGTGTGGCCGTCCTCGGCACCCTGGTCTCCATGCACCGCATCGGCCTGGGCGTCGCCCTGTTCGCCGCCGCGGCGCTCCTCGTGGTCATCGCCCTGCTCACCCGGGCCCGCCGCCAGGAAGCCGCCAACTGA
- a CDS encoding ferritin-like domain-containing protein: MTTAQDETVKAPAKRNVAWIRSALQTAIELEHSTLPIYTSAMLSLEVQNYTSYNTIRSVLMEEMVHMAIAGNMLAAIGGRPRIKDLDPAFPRRGLPGGVEPDLSIGLASLSKPQLRNFMRLESPLFLLPDEYSHEDFPTIGKLYSQIKEAIVDNADELRAAVKGGGIANQVGDNIGFKTIVATPGVDPVDQLLEGIDEILEQGEGATGGTIQAGASFQHEESHYGKFAELWYGREYRTPEPPLELTSDTEAVHFQGSRIDWPAVVNTLAVPADGYAKILAADPDGTDVEAELVQFDETYTGMMVHLDELWNGSAATQWPTFGDAVHHMVKFRVFSCFTFMRRQIPQSVIDDLPRLYPAEFGFLNTYTDLSKPVFYGPRFRNLAAAQA; the protein is encoded by the coding sequence ATGACCACCGCCCAGGACGAGACCGTCAAGGCGCCGGCCAAGCGCAACGTCGCCTGGATCCGCTCCGCGCTCCAGACCGCGATAGAGCTGGAACACTCCACGCTGCCGATCTACACCTCGGCGATGCTCTCGCTCGAAGTGCAGAACTACACCAGCTACAACACCATCCGCAGCGTGCTGATGGAGGAGATGGTCCACATGGCCATCGCCGGCAACATGCTCGCTGCCATCGGCGGCCGTCCCCGCATCAAGGACCTCGACCCGGCCTTCCCCCGCCGCGGCCTTCCCGGCGGTGTAGAACCCGACCTCTCCATCGGGCTCGCCTCGCTCTCCAAGCCGCAGCTGCGCAACTTCATGCGCCTGGAATCGCCGCTGTTCCTGCTGCCCGACGAGTACAGCCACGAGGACTTCCCCACCATCGGCAAGCTCTACTCGCAGATCAAGGAAGCGATCGTCGACAACGCCGACGAGCTGCGCGCCGCGGTCAAGGGCGGCGGCATCGCCAACCAGGTCGGCGACAACATCGGCTTCAAGACCATCGTGGCGACCCCCGGCGTCGACCCCGTCGACCAGCTCCTCGAAGGCATCGACGAGATCCTGGAGCAGGGCGAGGGCGCCACCGGCGGCACCATCCAGGCCGGCGCCTCCTTCCAGCACGAGGAGTCGCACTACGGCAAGTTCGCCGAGCTCTGGTACGGCCGCGAGTACCGCACGCCCGAGCCGCCCCTGGAACTGACCTCCGACACCGAGGCCGTGCACTTCCAGGGCAGCCGCATCGACTGGCCCGCGGTCGTCAACACCCTCGCCGTGCCCGCCGACGGCTACGCCAAGATCCTGGCCGCCGACCCCGACGGCACCGACGTCGAGGCGGAACTCGTCCAGTTCGACGAGACGTACACCGGCATGATGGTCCACCTCGACGAGCTGTGGAACGGCTCCGCGGCCACCCAGTGGCCCACCTTCGGCGACGCCGTCCACCACATGGTGAAGTTCCGCGTGTTCTCCTGCTTCACCTTCATGCGCCGTCAGATCCCGCAGTCGGTCATCGACGACCTGCCGCGCCTGTACCCGGCCGAGTTCGGCTTCCTGAACACCTACACCGACCTGAGCAAGCCGGTCTTCTACGGCCCGCGCTTCCGCAATCTCGCCGCCGCCCAGGCCTGA
- a CDS encoding type 1 glutamine amidotransferase domain-containing protein, whose product MPRTKTVLVVLTSHAELGDTGRATGYYMPEVAHPWRVFTDAGYRVALASVQGGTPPASGVDLSDEIQKAFLADPEMSAKLADTLRPEDIDPQAYDAIFFAGGHGTMWDFPGNTALAAHARDIYEAGGVVAALCHGPAALVGVRLSDGRPLVEGKRLTAFSNAEEAAVGLTDVVPFALQTALEELGAKHEAAATEFAAHAVTDGRLVTGQNPASATDTALATVLVLAGT is encoded by the coding sequence ATGCCCCGCACCAAGACGGTCCTCGTCGTCCTCACCAGCCACGCGGAGCTGGGCGACACCGGCCGCGCCACCGGCTACTACATGCCCGAAGTCGCCCACCCCTGGCGGGTGTTCACCGACGCCGGGTACCGCGTCGCCCTCGCCTCCGTCCAGGGCGGCACCCCTCCCGCGTCCGGCGTCGACCTGTCCGACGAGATCCAGAAGGCGTTCCTCGCCGACCCCGAGATGAGCGCCAAGCTCGCGGACACGCTGCGCCCCGAGGACATCGACCCGCAGGCCTACGACGCGATCTTCTTCGCCGGCGGTCACGGCACCATGTGGGACTTCCCCGGCAACACGGCGCTCGCCGCGCACGCCCGGGACATCTACGAGGCGGGCGGCGTGGTCGCGGCGCTCTGCCACGGTCCGGCGGCCCTGGTCGGCGTACGGCTCTCGGACGGCCGCCCGCTGGTGGAGGGCAAGCGGCTCACCGCGTTCAGCAACGCCGAGGAAGCCGCGGTCGGCCTGACCGACGTCGTGCCGTTCGCGTTGCAGACGGCGCTGGAGGAGCTCGGTGCCAAGCACGAGGCCGCCGCCACCGAGTTCGCCGCACACGCCGTGACCGACGGGCGCCTGGTCACCGGCCAGAACCCGGCGTCGGCCACCGACACCGCCCTGGCGACCGTGCTCGTCCTGGCCGGCACGTGA
- a CDS encoding MFS transporter: MTLSAPGPARAAADVAAPPAAAGPAAPPAVAVAPADRTRWFVLGVGLICTFLVVGGASIANLAMPSLQQTLHVGFGTAQFVVAGYGLVYAVFLITGGRLGDVSGRRRVLLGGLVLFTAAVLVGGLAPNAPVLIGARLVQGFGAALIYPQILSIIQDTFEGKERNFALGLFGATIGVAIVAGQLIGGALIQLDLGGLTWRPAFLVLVPIGAAALVTGSRVMAPDRPAGRDHIDLAGTGLLGASLLLLILPLLIGPGAGWAWWTWAMFVLAIPMFALFLRYERSLVRRGRTPLLRPSLFRQRAFAVGTVIGVLYFVTIVGLAVYTSLTFQVGLGLDPLQAGLAFAPVGVAFFLSSLVVPRLVPRLGRAVLTIGHVLLLGGLLSAWLTARLAGPGLTAWSLALPLLLVGTAQGLTMSPLIGIVLTGIRPEDKGSASGALTTAFQVGQALGVAGIGTVFSMLGAHPGPGADTDRYRVAFGAALFLMAALTLVSLLLVFLLPTPHDSRPHHHFLWLRHGRRTGLAHALYLLTGGHAVGRLTHWFHHHGEHPHGAGPHGGQLHGDEPHDERT; encoded by the coding sequence GTGACCCTCTCCGCCCCGGGGCCCGCGCGGGCGGCGGCCGACGTCGCCGCGCCCCCGGCGGCGGCCGGTCCGGCCGCGCCCCCGGCCGTCGCCGTCGCCCCCGCCGACCGCACCCGCTGGTTCGTCCTCGGCGTGGGCCTGATCTGCACCTTCCTCGTCGTGGGCGGCGCCTCCATCGCGAACCTCGCGATGCCCTCGCTCCAGCAGACCCTCCATGTCGGCTTCGGCACCGCCCAGTTCGTGGTCGCCGGATACGGCCTGGTGTACGCGGTCTTCCTCATCACCGGCGGCCGCCTCGGCGACGTGTCGGGACGCCGCCGGGTGCTGCTCGGCGGCCTCGTCCTGTTCACCGCGGCCGTCCTGGTCGGCGGGCTCGCCCCGAACGCGCCCGTGCTGATCGGGGCCCGCCTGGTCCAGGGCTTCGGCGCCGCGCTGATCTACCCGCAGATCCTGTCGATCATCCAGGACACCTTCGAGGGCAAGGAACGCAACTTCGCGCTCGGCCTGTTCGGTGCGACCATCGGGGTCGCGATCGTGGCGGGCCAGCTCATCGGCGGCGCACTGATCCAGCTCGACCTGGGCGGCCTCACCTGGCGCCCCGCCTTCCTCGTCCTCGTACCGATCGGCGCCGCGGCCCTCGTCACCGGCAGCCGCGTGATGGCCCCCGACCGGCCCGCGGGACGCGACCACATCGACCTCGCGGGCACCGGCCTGCTCGGCGCCTCGCTCCTGCTCCTGATCCTGCCCCTCCTGATCGGCCCCGGCGCGGGCTGGGCCTGGTGGACGTGGGCCATGTTCGTCCTGGCGATCCCCATGTTCGCGCTCTTCCTGCGCTACGAGCGCTCCCTGGTCCGCCGGGGCCGCACCCCGCTGCTCCGCCCCTCCCTCTTCCGCCAGCGCGCGTTCGCCGTGGGCACCGTCATCGGGGTGCTGTACTTCGTCACCATCGTCGGCCTCGCCGTCTACACCTCGCTGACCTTCCAGGTGGGCCTCGGACTCGACCCGCTCCAGGCGGGCCTCGCCTTCGCCCCGGTCGGCGTCGCCTTCTTCCTGTCCTCGCTGGTCGTACCGCGCCTGGTGCCGCGGCTCGGCCGCGCGGTCCTGACCATCGGACACGTCCTGCTCCTCGGCGGCCTGCTGTCGGCCTGGCTCACCGCGCGGCTGGCGGGCCCCGGCCTGACGGCCTGGAGCCTGGCCCTGCCGCTGCTGCTCGTCGGCACCGCCCAGGGCCTGACGATGTCCCCGCTCATCGGGATCGTCCTGACCGGCATCCGCCCCGAGGACAAGGGATCCGCGTCCGGCGCCCTGACCACCGCCTTCCAGGTCGGGCAGGCCCTCGGCGTCGCCGGCATCGGTACGGTCTTCTCCATGCTGGGCGCCCACCCGGGGCCCGGCGCCGACACCGACCGCTACCGCGTCGCCTTCGGTGCGGCCCTGTTCCTGATGGCGGCCCTCACCCTGGTCTCGCTGCTCCTGGTCTTCCTGCTGCCCACCCCGCACGACAGCCGGCCCCACCACCACTTCCTGTGGCTGCGCCACGGCCGTCGCACCGGCCTCGCGCACGCCCTTTACCTGTTGACGGGTGGTCATGCGGTGGGTCGTCTGACCCACTGGTTCCACCACCACGGGGAGCATCCCCATGGGGCCGGCCCCCATGGGGGACAGCTCCATGGGGACGAACCCCACGACGAAAGGACGTAA
- a CDS encoding aldo/keto reductase, whose amino-acid sequence MRQVALGSQGLRVSAQGLGCMGMSQSYGVGNDTESINTIHRALDLGVTLIDTANVYGATGLYGVGANEKLVGYALRDRRDEVVLATKCGIHDVRPGTGMVLRADPEYIKRSCEESLQRLGIDHIDLYYLHRVDPKTPIEESIGAMAELVKAGKIGHIGVSELPAEELERAHAVHPVTAVQSEYSLWTRNIEESVLPTARRLGIGVVPFSPLGRGFLTGAVTSRDAFDATDMRRGMPRFSQDNLDANQQALELVKSIADAHGVLPGQVALAWVHAQGDDIVPIPGTKRVGYLEQNAAAADLVLTTEDLARLDEVAARIEGARR is encoded by the coding sequence ATGCGCCAGGTCGCTCTGGGCAGCCAAGGACTGCGGGTCTCCGCACAGGGCCTCGGCTGCATGGGCATGAGTCAGTCGTACGGCGTCGGCAACGACACCGAGTCGATCAACACCATCCACCGTGCCCTCGATCTCGGCGTGACCCTGATCGACACCGCCAACGTGTACGGCGCGACCGGTCTCTACGGTGTCGGCGCCAACGAGAAGCTCGTCGGATACGCCCTCAGGGACCGACGCGACGAGGTCGTCCTCGCCACGAAGTGCGGCATCCACGACGTACGGCCCGGCACCGGCATGGTCCTGCGGGCCGACCCCGAGTACATCAAGCGCAGCTGCGAGGAGTCCCTCCAGCGCCTCGGCATCGACCACATCGACCTGTACTACCTGCACCGGGTCGACCCCAAGACCCCCATCGAGGAGTCCATCGGGGCGATGGCCGAGCTGGTGAAGGCCGGCAAGATCGGTCACATCGGCGTGTCCGAACTGCCCGCGGAGGAGCTGGAGCGCGCCCACGCCGTCCACCCCGTCACGGCCGTCCAGAGCGAGTACTCGCTGTGGACCAGGAACATCGAGGAGTCCGTGCTCCCCACCGCCCGCCGCCTCGGCATCGGCGTGGTCCCCTTCTCGCCGCTCGGCCGCGGCTTCCTGACGGGCGCGGTCACCTCGCGCGACGCGTTCGACGCCACCGACATGCGGCGCGGCATGCCCCGCTTCAGCCAGGACAACCTGGACGCCAACCAGCAGGCCCTGGAACTCGTGAAGTCCATCGCCGACGCCCACGGTGTGCTGCCCGGCCAGGTCGCCCTCGCCTGGGTCCACGCGCAGGGCGACGACATCGTCCCGATCCCCGGCACCAAGCGTGTCGGCTACCTGGAGCAGAACGCCGCCGCCGCCGATCTCGTCCTCACCACCGAGGACCTGGCCCGGCTCGACGAGGTGGCCGCCCGCATCGAGGGCGCCCGCCGCTGA
- a CDS encoding helix-turn-helix domain-containing protein: protein MPQWRPLPESTRPELRLLIDELRHLKQCSGLSLAGLAARTTYSKSAWHRYLNGDNLPPRDAVDAFGALGGAEHHARLLDLWDRAVRAPHPGSADPAGRPVTPAGTGAPPGRAAPPAHPAPPAHSDAAPSARRSRRRTLTIAAALALVGSAAWAAVPHASHATPAAPAPSACRGAGCQGADPARSACRTDARTQSALTTASYAVRLRFSPSCDTVWSEVRSSSTGADTESPMLVAPDPGRAEACAEVGGTMLCTGDTRRTTGP from the coding sequence GTGCCCCAGTGGCGACCGCTGCCCGAGTCGACCCGACCCGAACTCCGGCTCCTCATCGACGAGTTGAGGCACCTCAAACAGTGCTCGGGGCTGAGCCTGGCCGGCCTCGCGGCCCGCACCACGTACAGCAAGTCGGCGTGGCACCGCTATCTCAACGGGGACAACCTGCCGCCGCGTGACGCGGTCGACGCCTTCGGCGCCCTGGGCGGCGCCGAGCACCACGCCCGGCTCCTCGACCTCTGGGACCGCGCGGTACGAGCCCCACACCCCGGAAGCGCGGACCCGGCCGGCCGCCCAGTCACCCCGGCCGGCACCGGCGCCCCGCCGGGCCGGGCCGCGCCGCCCGCGCACCCCGCGCCGCCCGCGCACTCCGATGCCGCGCCGTCGGCCCGGCGTTCGCGCCGCCGTACGCTCACGATCGCCGCCGCGCTCGCCCTGGTGGGGAGCGCCGCCTGGGCGGCCGTGCCGCACGCCTCGCACGCGACGCCGGCCGCGCCCGCACCGTCCGCCTGCCGGGGCGCCGGCTGCCAGGGCGCCGACCCGGCCCGCTCGGCCTGCCGCACCGATGCCCGTACGCAGAGCGCCCTCACGACGGCCTCGTACGCGGTGCGCCTGCGCTTCAGCCCGTCCTGCGACACGGTCTGGTCGGAGGTGCGCTCCAGCTCGACCGGCGCCGACACCGAGAGCCCCATGCTGGTGGCCCCCGACCCCGGGCGGGCCGAGGCCTGCGCCGAGGTCGGCGGCACAATGCTGTGCACGGGCGACACCCGCCGGACGACCGGTCCCTGA
- a CDS encoding SH3 domain-containing protein: MNRSTVRNSVVAVAALLALFPTTAMAAAPASAPASAPAKATVAVARHHKLLPQGTVVTGRAVRLHVRTGAGVTYRAAGTLRSGRQVSLVCKKDGSSVQGNRVWYRLAGHHARYVSAHYVRVAAGSAVPWC; this comes from the coding sequence ATGAACCGAAGCACCGTGCGCAACAGCGTCGTCGCCGTCGCCGCCCTGCTCGCCCTGTTCCCGACCACCGCGATGGCCGCGGCGCCCGCCTCCGCACCGGCCTCCGCGCCGGCGAAGGCGACCGTCGCCGTCGCCCGGCACCACAAGCTCCTCCCCCAGGGCACGGTGGTCACCGGCCGCGCCGTCCGGCTGCACGTACGGACCGGTGCCGGCGTCACCTACCGGGCCGCCGGCACCCTGCGCTCGGGGCGCCAGGTGTCGCTGGTCTGCAAGAAGGACGGGAGCTCGGTGCAGGGCAACCGGGTCTGGTACCGGCTGGCCGGGCACCACGCGCGATATGTGTCCGCGCACTATGTGCGGGTCGCGGCCGGGTCCGCCGTGCCGTGGTGCTGA
- a CDS encoding MFS transporter, which yields MLGVIALAQLMVVLDATIVNIALPSAQRDLGFSDGNRQWIVTAYALAFGSLLLLGGRIADLVGRKVVFLTGLVGFALASAIGGAAPNFEVLVTARALQGVFGALLAPAALSLLTTTFTDPKERAKAFGIYGAVAGTGGAVGLLLGGVLTEYLDWRWCLYVNLLFAALAFFGAWRLLHPGAPTDRPKLDIPGTVLVSAGLFCIVYGFSNAETHAWSSPQTWGFLAAGGVLLLAFAWWQTRAKHPLLPLRVVLDRDRGASYLAMFISGAGMFGVFLFLTYYLQQILRYSPVSTGLAFLPMVFAMIVSSVVAQNKLVPRLGAKPIVPLGMGLGAAGLAWMTALDATSGYAAHVLPPLLVMGVGMGLIFAPAMSMATAGVAAHDAGVASAMVNTSQQVGGSIGTALLNTLATSAATSYLVGRRPTPGVRVQAQLQSYSTAYWWSAGFFALGLVISLALYRKGPPRSAVGPSEGPVHM from the coding sequence GTGCTCGGCGTGATCGCGCTCGCCCAGCTCATGGTCGTGCTCGACGCGACCATCGTGAACATCGCGCTGCCCTCCGCGCAGCGCGATCTCGGCTTCAGCGACGGAAACCGCCAGTGGATCGTCACGGCGTACGCGCTCGCGTTCGGCTCGCTGCTGCTGCTCGGCGGCCGCATCGCCGACCTCGTGGGGCGCAAGGTCGTCTTCCTGACCGGACTCGTCGGCTTCGCCCTCGCTTCCGCGATCGGCGGCGCCGCGCCCAACTTCGAGGTCCTGGTCACCGCCCGCGCCCTCCAGGGCGTGTTCGGCGCGCTGCTCGCACCGGCCGCGCTCTCGCTGCTCACCACGACCTTCACCGACCCGAAGGAGCGCGCCAAGGCGTTCGGTATCTACGGCGCGGTCGCCGGCACCGGCGGCGCGGTGGGACTGCTGCTCGGCGGCGTCCTCACCGAGTATCTCGACTGGCGCTGGTGCCTGTACGTCAACCTCCTCTTCGCGGCGCTCGCCTTCTTCGGCGCCTGGCGGCTACTGCACCCGGGCGCGCCCACCGACCGCCCCAAGCTCGACATCCCCGGCACGGTGCTGGTCTCGGCGGGCCTGTTCTGCATCGTGTACGGATTCTCCAACGCCGAGACCCACGCCTGGAGTTCACCGCAGACCTGGGGCTTCCTGGCGGCGGGCGGCGTCCTGCTGCTGGCCTTCGCCTGGTGGCAGACGCGGGCGAAGCACCCCCTGCTGCCCCTGCGCGTCGTCCTCGACCGGGACCGGGGCGCGTCCTACCTCGCCATGTTCATCTCCGGCGCGGGCATGTTCGGCGTGTTCCTGTTCCTGACGTACTACCTCCAGCAGATCCTGCGGTACTCCCCGGTCAGCACCGGGCTCGCCTTCCTGCCGATGGTCTTCGCGATGATCGTCAGCTCGGTCGTCGCCCAGAACAAGCTCGTCCCGAGGCTCGGCGCGAAACCGATCGTGCCGCTGGGCATGGGCCTCGGCGCGGCGGGCCTCGCCTGGATGACGGCGTTGGACGCGACCAGCGGCTACGCGGCCCACGTCCTGCCCCCGCTGCTTGTCATGGGCGTCGGCATGGGCCTGATCTTCGCCCCGGCGATGAGCATGGCCACGGCGGGCGTCGCCGCGCACGACGCGGGCGTCGCCTCGGCGATGGTCAACACCAGTCAGCAGGTGGGAGGTTCGATCGGCACGGCCCTTCTGAACACCCTCGCCACGAGCGCCGCCACCAGCTACCTGGTGGGCCGTCGCCCCACCCCGGGCGTCCGCGTCCAGGCCCAGCTCCAGAGCTACTCGACGGCGTACTGGTGGTCGGCGGGCTTCTTCGCACTCGGCCTGGTGATCTCCCTGGCCCTCTACCGCAAGGGCCCACCGAGGTCGGCGGTGGGGCCTTCGGAGGGACCGGTGCACATGTGA
- a CDS encoding type II toxin-antitoxin system VapB family antitoxin, whose product MSRTVIDLDDELLADVAKALGTGTKKETVNTALREVLEHRRRALALTRLRAAAGEGAFDLEIFEEKANYRR is encoded by the coding sequence ATGAGCCGAACCGTGATCGACCTCGATGACGAACTGTTGGCCGACGTAGCCAAAGCGCTGGGCACCGGCACCAAGAAGGAGACCGTCAACACCGCCTTGCGCGAGGTGCTGGAACATCGCAGACGAGCACTCGCGCTCACCCGGCTTCGTGCCGCGGCCGGCGAAGGCGCCTTCGACCTGGAGATCTTCGAGGAGAAGGCGAACTACCGCCGGTGA